In Alicyclobacillus macrosporangiidus CPP55, a single window of DNA contains:
- a CDS encoding type ISP restriction/modification enzyme, translated as MSQVTFWEQYEALEQQASSPQERGRLFERFLLAFLRDGHYPGARFLWVKTYQDWMIDTYPGYSLQDEGIDLVAEDTDHNLWAIQSKDHRAPVDWRELSTFVASATSPRFSFAKLLVVAVGGVTRTAEARCQERGIAVWTGDDFEQADVNWERFTWRASDKLVRHAPAVLRPYQERAIEAILSGWQENDRGKCIMPPGTGKTLVALRIVERVACLGDLVLFCAPSIALVNQTIRAWKRDTTLPLRFVAVTSDRGVGRNDETGDISLVIPPTTNADMLARAAKPVLDAITVVVSTYQSLQVVADAQQQGLPVFHVAIADEAHRTTGVTREEQDPSGFLMFHDDGKIQAKRRLYLTATPRIFTETLRNRLSGEGVQTYSMDDVEVFGPEFFRYSFRDGVEDGYLADYRIRVVIFNEQNVQQQFVEWLQESDAPSIPHLVRVHALWKTLHDTSVQPPLQRLIAFVNSRARSREIVETWHKYADKMSDEYRTFVAHMDGTMSMRERSRLLRCLETLSDPEGNLVEHVLITNARVLTEGIDVPDLDAVVFLEPRKSQIDVIQAIGRVVRKPANRPDKIGTILVPVILDVDSNATVTEEQLEELILPQEEAFRPLIQIINALRALDDAADVRIRKLLQSHESNDSGESGGEEIQLHLDLEMPEELQAQVRRAITTKLVEPVQDRSYFAAFQDIIHQVAQRLRTQLDTVLRSFEFDMFAEAQAAFRDYVEALKEVLHPNLPEEDAKDFLVQHWILAPVFSSLFPGDDLIEAPVAKAFDRITQAFEAFLERERASLEDFYRRIRRRAEGITTHAQRQELLRQLFETLFQSVFPRAADRLGIVYTPVELVDFLLNSVDVVLQKHFGKTMASSGVTIIDPFAGTGTFPVRMLNRWDKDTIQRKLAEREFWANDVQLFAYYLLMTNLRWTIREQTGEDPGWNLPVLWVDSFQLQEEHGKWHTEFFSDDYTELMRAQRDAAITVVVGNPPWRATQRRENEANQNLRYERLDQRISQTYAASSTAQNRNSLYDSYIRAFRWASDRLGAQGVIAFVTNAGWIDGNAMDGVRKTLVEEFTSIYVINLRGNVRGAIRAHDREGARQEGESVFPIQAGAALVVLVKDPAHTGSAEVFYHDIGNYLSREDKLAKIQEFHDVQGVPWTRIVPNAAGDWINQRSDIFASFLPLGGDRSSRDVKIFDIHSAGVQTNRDAWVYNFSREAVARNMQAMIATYESQLGKPESEQDNDPRAISWSSSLRRHAVNGRRSPFASEKIRPALYRPFAKRWLYFDPVFNHRVYQQPRLFPSPDAENRVIVVQGVGGSRTFACFITDMLPDVQMMSNGQCFPLYIYEVSSLAQNDLFANEESVLSRREGITDAALTQFQQHYSDLNITKDDVFYYVYGVLHAPDYRERFAADLRRELPRIPFAPDFWAFSGAGRELAELHIHYEVEPYPLEEVVARNAPDDPWEKYRVERMRFNEDRASVVVNEWITLRGIPQEAFQYQVNGRSPIEWVVDQYRIQQDRASGIINDPNAWARETAQNPRYIVDLVKRAVRVAADTVKIVEQLPSALGS; from the coding sequence GTGAGTCAGGTGACGTTTTGGGAGCAATATGAGGCTTTAGAGCAACAAGCATCGTCTCCTCAGGAACGTGGCCGGTTATTTGAACGATTTTTGCTGGCGTTTTTGCGTGATGGGCATTATCCGGGAGCTCGATTCTTGTGGGTGAAAACATATCAGGACTGGATGATAGATACTTACCCAGGGTATTCACTGCAGGATGAAGGAATTGACTTAGTGGCCGAGGACACCGATCACAACCTCTGGGCCATTCAGTCCAAGGACCATCGCGCTCCTGTAGATTGGCGCGAGCTTTCCACATTTGTCGCGTCTGCGACGTCTCCGCGATTTTCGTTTGCGAAGCTCCTGGTGGTTGCAGTGGGGGGCGTCACGCGCACTGCAGAAGCACGCTGCCAGGAGCGCGGAATTGCCGTTTGGACGGGTGACGACTTTGAGCAAGCCGATGTCAATTGGGAACGCTTTACGTGGCGCGCTTCCGATAAGCTTGTTCGGCATGCACCAGCCGTTTTACGCCCGTATCAAGAGCGAGCCATCGAGGCGATTCTCTCGGGGTGGCAAGAAAATGACCGCGGAAAATGCATCATGCCCCCCGGAACTGGCAAAACGCTCGTCGCGTTACGAATAGTCGAGCGCGTTGCTTGTCTTGGTGACCTTGTACTCTTTTGCGCTCCTTCGATTGCGCTCGTGAACCAGACGATTCGAGCTTGGAAACGTGATACTACTCTTCCGCTGCGCTTTGTTGCGGTAACATCCGACCGGGGTGTCGGACGAAATGACGAAACAGGAGACATTTCGCTCGTTATCCCGCCGACGACGAACGCAGACATGCTCGCTCGCGCAGCAAAGCCTGTCTTAGATGCGATCACAGTTGTCGTGAGCACGTATCAGTCGCTACAGGTGGTTGCCGATGCGCAACAGCAAGGATTGCCGGTGTTTCATGTGGCAATCGCAGACGAAGCGCATCGTACAACGGGCGTTACGCGAGAAGAGCAGGATCCGTCGGGCTTTCTGATGTTCCACGATGATGGAAAAATCCAGGCCAAACGTCGGCTCTACTTGACGGCCACACCACGTATTTTCACCGAAACTCTGCGAAATAGGCTTTCTGGAGAAGGCGTACAAACCTATAGCATGGATGATGTTGAGGTCTTTGGCCCCGAGTTCTTCCGCTACAGTTTTCGTGATGGCGTCGAAGACGGCTATTTGGCTGACTATCGAATTCGAGTGGTCATCTTTAATGAGCAAAATGTTCAGCAACAATTTGTTGAATGGCTTCAAGAGTCGGATGCACCGTCAATCCCCCATCTTGTCCGAGTTCACGCGTTGTGGAAAACATTGCATGACACATCTGTGCAACCGCCGTTGCAACGTCTCATTGCGTTCGTTAACTCACGAGCGAGATCGCGAGAAATTGTTGAGACGTGGCATAAGTACGCCGACAAAATGAGTGATGAATATCGAACATTTGTCGCTCACATGGATGGAACCATGTCCATGCGCGAGCGGAGCAGGCTCCTTCGGTGCCTTGAAACCTTGTCTGATCCAGAGGGGAACCTCGTAGAACACGTGTTGATCACGAATGCCCGTGTACTCACGGAAGGTATCGACGTTCCTGATTTGGATGCTGTCGTATTTTTGGAACCGCGCAAAAGTCAGATTGATGTGATTCAGGCCATTGGTCGTGTGGTTCGCAAACCAGCAAATCGGCCTGACAAGATCGGGACGATTCTGGTGCCTGTGATTTTGGATGTCGATTCGAACGCAACCGTTACTGAGGAACAACTTGAAGAACTCATTTTGCCACAAGAAGAGGCTTTCCGTCCGCTGATTCAGATCATCAACGCACTGAGAGCGTTGGATGATGCGGCGGATGTGCGGATTCGGAAGTTGCTGCAATCGCATGAAAGCAACGATTCAGGTGAGTCTGGCGGGGAAGAAATTCAACTTCATTTGGATCTTGAAATGCCTGAAGAACTGCAAGCACAGGTTCGACGCGCCATTACAACAAAACTCGTGGAACCCGTTCAGGATCGCTCGTATTTCGCGGCATTCCAGGACATTATTCATCAGGTTGCGCAACGTTTACGTACGCAACTGGATACTGTGTTGCGGTCATTTGAATTTGATATGTTCGCGGAAGCCCAGGCGGCTTTCCGAGATTATGTCGAAGCGTTAAAAGAGGTGCTTCATCCGAATCTCCCTGAAGAGGATGCAAAAGACTTCTTGGTGCAACATTGGATTCTGGCGCCAGTGTTTTCGTCATTGTTCCCTGGTGATGATCTAATCGAAGCACCGGTTGCGAAGGCGTTTGATCGAATCACCCAGGCGTTTGAGGCGTTCTTGGAACGTGAACGTGCAAGCCTTGAGGATTTTTATCGTCGAATTCGCCGCCGTGCAGAAGGCATTACGACGCATGCTCAGCGTCAAGAGTTGTTACGGCAGTTATTCGAGACACTGTTCCAGTCGGTCTTTCCACGCGCGGCCGATCGCTTGGGCATCGTGTATACACCCGTCGAGCTTGTCGATTTCTTGTTGAACAGCGTCGACGTTGTCCTTCAGAAGCATTTTGGCAAGACGATGGCGTCGTCTGGAGTGACGATTATTGATCCATTCGCAGGCACTGGGACGTTTCCAGTGCGCATGTTGAATCGCTGGGATAAGGACACAATCCAGCGTAAATTGGCAGAACGCGAGTTTTGGGCAAATGACGTCCAGTTGTTCGCATACTACTTGCTGATGACCAACCTGCGCTGGACGATTCGCGAGCAAACTGGAGAAGATCCGGGATGGAATCTACCGGTGTTGTGGGTCGATTCGTTCCAGCTTCAAGAGGAACACGGCAAATGGCATACAGAGTTCTTTTCTGATGATTATACTGAGCTGATGCGTGCGCAACGCGATGCAGCGATTACGGTGGTGGTGGGAAATCCGCCGTGGAGAGCGACGCAGCGTCGTGAAAATGAAGCCAATCAAAATCTGCGTTACGAACGATTGGATCAGCGGATTTCTCAGACATATGCTGCGAGTTCTACAGCGCAAAATCGAAACAGCTTGTACGACTCATACATTCGTGCTTTTCGTTGGGCTTCCGATCGGCTAGGCGCTCAAGGTGTCATTGCGTTTGTGACCAACGCAGGTTGGATCGACGGCAATGCTATGGACGGAGTGAGAAAAACTCTTGTTGAGGAGTTTACATCGATTTATGTGATCAATCTTCGAGGAAACGTGCGCGGTGCGATTCGGGCGCACGATCGAGAAGGGGCACGACAAGAAGGGGAAAGTGTCTTCCCAATTCAGGCCGGCGCAGCGCTGGTAGTGTTGGTGAAAGATCCAGCGCATACAGGTTCCGCAGAAGTTTTTTATCATGATATCGGCAACTATCTCAGCCGCGAGGATAAATTGGCGAAAATCCAAGAATTTCATGATGTGCAAGGCGTACCGTGGACTCGAATTGTGCCCAATGCGGCAGGGGATTGGATTAACCAGCGTAGCGATATCTTTGCGTCCTTTTTGCCTCTTGGAGGCGATCGTTCATCACGGGATGTGAAGATATTCGATATTCATTCAGCAGGAGTACAGACAAATCGAGATGCATGGGTTTACAATTTTTCCCGAGAAGCGGTTGCGCGAAACATGCAAGCGATGATTGCAACCTACGAGTCTCAATTGGGAAAACCTGAATCGGAACAAGACAACGATCCGCGAGCCATTAGTTGGAGTTCAAGTCTGAGACGGCACGCTGTAAACGGACGACGAAGTCCTTTTGCTTCTGAAAAGATCCGGCCAGCATTGTATCGGCCGTTTGCAAAGCGGTGGTTGTATTTTGATCCAGTGTTTAACCATCGTGTATATCAACAACCGCGCCTCTTCCCAAGTCCGGATGCAGAGAATCGGGTGATTGTGGTACAAGGGGTTGGGGGGAGTCGCACGTTTGCCTGTTTCATTACGGATATGCTTCCGGATGTGCAAATGATGTCAAATGGGCAATGCTTTCCCTTATACATTTACGAAGTTTCGTCGTTAGCGCAGAATGACTTGTTTGCCAACGAAGAAAGTGTGCTTTCTCGGCGAGAGGGTATCACAGATGCCGCGCTTACTCAGTTTCAACAGCACTACAGTGATCTGAACATCACCAAAGATGATGTATTCTACTACGTCTATGGCGTTCTTCACGCCCCAGACTATCGCGAACGTTTCGCTGCGGATTTGAGGCGGGAGTTGCCGAGAATCCCGTTTGCGCCGGACTTTTGGGCATTTAGTGGAGCGGGTCGCGAGCTTGCAGAGTTGCACATCCACTATGAGGTGGAGCCATATCCGTTGGAAGAAGTTGTCGCAAGAAACGCACCGGATGATCCGTGGGAGAAATACAGAGTAGAGCGTATGAGATTCAACGAAGATCGCGCGTCTGTTGTTGTGAACGAATGGATCACCCTTCGGGGTATACCGCAAGAGGCATTCCAGTATCAAGTGAACGGGCGATCTCCGATTGAGTGGGTCGTGGATCAATACCGCATTCAACAGGATCGAGCGAGTGGCATCATCAACGATCCCAATGCCTGGGCCCGTGAGACCGCCCAAAATCCGCGGTACATTGTGGACTTGGTGAAACGCGCTGTGCGTGTAGCTGCGGACACAGTCAAGATAGTGGAGCAGTTGCCTTCGGCTTTGGGGTCATAA